Proteins from one Arthrobacter sp. DNA4 genomic window:
- a CDS encoding YidH family protein → MDNPSSRSDGGRTGISSRILGGGQEPDPRFTLANERTFLAWIRTSLALLAGGVAVEAFMADLFDPRLRKGLAVLLLVLALLIGGGSFFRWLNVERAIRRKAPLPLPWIAPVLAIGGGVAAAIMTAVVLV, encoded by the coding sequence ATGGATAACCCCAGCTCACGCAGTGATGGTGGAAGAACTGGCATATCCAGCCGGATACTGGGCGGCGGCCAAGAACCGGACCCGCGCTTCACCTTAGCCAACGAACGCACGTTCCTGGCATGGATTAGGACCTCCTTGGCACTGCTCGCCGGCGGCGTCGCCGTTGAAGCCTTCATGGCCGATCTATTCGACCCCAGACTTCGCAAAGGGCTCGCCGTCCTGCTTCTCGTTCTCGCGCTCCTCATCGGAGGTGGCTCATTCTTCCGCTGGCTCAATGTAGAACGCGCCATACGCCGCAAAGCCCCGCTCCCACTCCCATGGATTGCTCCGGTCCTGGCAATTGGCGGGGGCGTCGCCGCCGCCATCATGACGGCTGTCGTGCTCGTCTAA